From one Lolium rigidum isolate FL_2022 chromosome 4, APGP_CSIRO_Lrig_0.1, whole genome shotgun sequence genomic stretch:
- the LOC124648518 gene encoding uncharacterized protein LOC124648518 has product MATTPYFLWPAQSSSAAASDLMAGFGFSSAQEDTPALAANAAMDMAPLHAPELSEAVARPRLRRQASSSGSGRQQGATAGGTPKKPPQRGLGVAELERLRCGGVDPLQDLNVAAAAAMLEAVAANASAQGNPAVLLNHHNQDHLPAFDAATGARYYSPLLVHPPPAPAPPARYVHGMAPEQQYFVDRWGCVASFLPAGNAGAVGHHVQQLQAQLQAQAHAPAPEQPSSQNTIWRPAPSSASSCLHAGHRCDLCSKTVRAMPERAPRAPAPAPAAATTMQDYSIYDLAAAMTAASKETAADGYLAREAKKEVREIEFFPTSAASHAAESEFATAMRWTTPFPSATPSVGGYAAPLDLSLRL; this is encoded by the exons ATGGCGACCACGCCCTACTTCCTCTGGCCCGCGcagtcctcctccgccgccgcgtccgatctcatggccggcttcggcttcagcAGCGCCCAGGAGGACACGCCCGCGCTGGCCGCGAACGCGGCGATGGACATGGCGCCGCTGCACGCGCCGGAGCTCTCGGAGGCGGTGGCGCGCCCGCGGCTGCGTCGCCAGGCGTCCTCGTCCGGATCCGGTAGGCAGCAGGGCGCCACCGCCGGCGGGACGCCCAAGAAGCCCCCGCAGCGCGGCCTGGGCGTGGCCGAGCTGGAGCGGCTGCGCTGCGGCGGCGTCGACCCGCTGCAGGACCTCAACGTGGCGGCCGCGGCCGCCATGCTCGAGGCCGTCGCCGCCAACGCCAGCGCCCAGGGCAACCCCGCCGTCCTCCTGAACCACCACAACCAGGACCACCTCCCGGCCTTCGACGCCGCCACCGGCGCGCGCTACTACTCGCCCCTCCTCGTCCACCCGCCCCCGGCCCCTGCGCCCCCCGCCCGCTACGTCCACGGCATGGCGCCCGAGCAGCAGTACTTCGTGGACCGCTGGGGCTGCGTCGCCAGCTTCCTTCCCGCGGGCAATGCCGGCGCCGTCGGACACCACGTCCAGCAGCTCCAGGCGCAGCTCCAGGCGCAAGCGCACGCGCCGGCGCCAGAGCAACCTTCAAGCCAAAACACCATCTGGCGTCCGgcgccctcctccgcctcctcctgcctCCACGCCGGCCACCGCTGCGATCTCTGCTCCAAG ACTGTGAGGGCCATGCCAGAGAGGGCTCCACGGGCTCCTgctcccgcccccgccgccgccaccaccatgcaAGACTACTCCATCTacgacctcgccgccgccatgaCCGCCGCTAGCAAG GAGACGGCCGCGGACGGGTACTTGGCGCGGGAGGCGAAGAAGGAGGTGCGGGAGATCGAGTTCTTCCCGACCAGCGCCGCCAGCCACGCCGCCGAGTCCGAGTTCGCGACGGCGATGCGCTGGACGACGCCCTTCCCCTCCGCCACGCCCAGCGTCGGGGGCTACGCCGCGCCCCTGGACCTGTCGCTCAGGCTGTAG